A genome region from Candidatus Polarisedimenticolia bacterium includes the following:
- the purE gene encoding 5-(carboxyamino)imidazole ribonucleotide mutase, which translates to MSHGKGPRVGIVLGSESDLPMMTKGVELLKKFGVEVEVELSSAHRAPEKTARYAREAESRGLQVLIGAAGFANHLAGTLAANTVLPVIGVPLNTSPLNGLDSLLSTAQMPGGVPVATVTIGEAGAVNAAVLALQILGTADPALREAVRRHKEEMAEKITRRAEEIRNRS; encoded by the coding sequence ATGAGCCACGGCAAAGGACCGAGAGTCGGAATCGTTCTCGGCAGCGAGAGCGATCTTCCGATGATGACCAAGGGAGTCGAGCTGCTCAAGAAGTTCGGGGTGGAGGTGGAGGTCGAGCTCTCCTCGGCGCACCGCGCCCCCGAGAAGACGGCGCGCTATGCGCGGGAGGCGGAGTCGCGCGGCCTGCAGGTGCTCATCGGGGCCGCCGGGTTCGCCAACCACCTGGCCGGGACGCTGGCGGCCAACACCGTGCTCCCGGTGATCGGAGTCCCCCTGAACACTTCTCCTCTCAACGGACTCGACTCGCTCCTCTCCACCGCCCAGATGCCGGGAGGCGTCCCCGTGGCCACCGTGACCATCGGCGAGGCTGGAGCGGTGAACGCGGCGGTCCTGGCGCTGCAGATCCTGGGCACCGCCGATCCCGCCCTGCGCGAGGCGGTGCGGCGCCACAAGGAAGAGATGGCGGAAAAGATCACCCGCCGCGCCGAGGAGATCCGGAACCGCTCGTGA
- a CDS encoding thrombospondin type 3 repeat-containing protein, producing MPISKARISPVSSSMSTSAVIFVAMIALCMPVSQSLADDSSSPATAPLAPGDQDDDGIPDQDDNCPTVPNPGQLDSDLDGVGDACDLCPLEPPSDGDDDGICDSADNCRYDFNPDQEDLDADGTGDRCDSDDGLVLVEVPDAAHLDWQDEAGCDGYNVYRGDLYVLRDSGIYTQDSGPLALRLCDRGVSQILENDPLPTGSAAFYLVACTRGGVNQGLGEDSLGQPRPDHHPCPACDRPFTTIFIDWSRFQTPVYRIIDNLADWCAFWPAKCGTTLIDFATEAAIVDARGGVSDTCQQTQITCVRSGASPPDLETTIVDLTAATCDCFFEGISPTHVVKVAKPVGAGVFSVRQEALCP from the coding sequence ATGCCGATTTCCAAGGCGCGCATCTCCCCGGTCAGCTCCAGCATGTCCACGAGTGCCGTGATATTCGTTGCCATGATCGCCCTGTGCATGCCCGTGTCTCAGTCCCTGGCGGACGATTCATCGTCGCCGGCGACCGCACCCCTCGCACCGGGCGATCAGGACGACGACGGAATCCCCGACCAGGACGACAACTGCCCCACGGTTCCGAATCCCGGCCAGCTCGACTCCGATCTCGACGGCGTGGGTGACGCCTGCGATCTATGTCCCCTCGAGCCGCCGAGCGATGGGGACGACGATGGGATCTGCGATTCCGCGGACAATTGTCGATACGACTTCAATCCAGACCAGGAAGACTTGGACGCCGACGGCACCGGCGACCGCTGCGATTCCGACGACGGGCTGGTTCTGGTGGAGGTGCCCGATGCTGCCCATTTGGACTGGCAGGACGAGGCAGGCTGCGATGGATACAACGTGTATCGCGGGGATCTCTACGTCCTCCGCGACTCCGGAATCTACACGCAGGACTCCGGGCCCCTGGCCTTGCGTCTGTGCGACCGGGGCGTCTCCCAGATCCTCGAAAACGACCCGCTGCCCACCGGATCGGCCGCGTTCTACCTCGTCGCCTGCACCCGGGGCGGAGTGAACCAGGGGCTGGGCGAAGACTCTCTCGGACAGCCGCGCCCGGACCATCACCCCTGCCCCGCGTGCGATCGCCCTTTCACGACGATCTTCATCGACTGGAGCCGGTTTCAGACCCCCGTGTATCGCATCATCGACAATCTGGCAGACTGGTGCGCCTTCTGGCCGGCGAAGTGCGGCACGACGCTGATCGACTTCGCCACGGAGGCTGCGATCGTCGACGCTCGCGGCGGCGTGTCCGACACCTGCCAGCAGACCCAGATCACCTGCGTGCGGAGCGGGGCTTCCCCTCCCGATCTGGAAACGACGATCGTGGACTTGACTGCGGCAACGTGTGACTGCTTCTTCGAGGGCATCTCCCCGACGCACGTGGTCAAGGTGGCCAAGCCGGTGGGGGCTGGGGTTTTCTCTGTGCGCCAGGAGGCGCTCTGTCCGTAA
- a CDS encoding HU family DNA-binding protein has translation MTRTDLIELIAKEAGTEKRAAKTFLEAFTLIVEKTMKKGGEIPLAGLGKFKVVKRKARMGRNPATGQAIKIPAKTVAKFTVAKNLKDMVKKA, from the coding sequence ATGACCCGTACCGATCTGATCGAGCTGATCGCCAAGGAAGCCGGCACCGAGAAGCGGGCCGCCAAGACCTTCCTTGAGGCGTTCACCCTCATCGTCGAGAAGACGATGAAAAAAGGGGGAGAGATCCCTCTGGCAGGGCTGGGGAAGTTCAAGGTCGTGAAGCGGAAGGCCCGCATGGGCCGCAACCCCGCGACCGGCCAGGCCATCAAGATTCCCGCCAAGACCGTGGCGAAGTTCACGGTGGCCAAGAACCTGAAGGACATGGTGAAGAAGGCCTAG
- a CDS encoding 3-hydroxybutyryl-CoA dehydrogenase gives MNPGTIGVVGSGTMGGGIAQVAASAGHSVILADRSEEILGRSRGALEKSLERGVEKGLLSASEKGAVLQRITMEPRLEPLSAADFVIEAVNEDFELKKRIFTELDRLCRPGVILASNTSSISITRIAAVTKRPGSVIGMHFMNPVPIMKLVEVIRGHATSEECWKTTRDLAEGWKKVPVEVHDYPGFVSNRILMPMINEAIFALHEGVGTREAIDTVMKLGMNHPMGPLTLADFIGLDTCLAILNVLHEGFGDPKYRPCPLLKRMVDAGYLGRKTGRGFYDYPRP, from the coding sequence ATGAATCCAGGGACGATCGGCGTGGTCGGATCGGGCACGATGGGGGGCGGCATTGCCCAGGTGGCCGCCTCCGCGGGGCACTCGGTGATCCTCGCCGACCGCTCCGAGGAGATCCTGGGGCGCTCGCGCGGCGCCCTGGAGAAAAGCCTCGAGCGCGGCGTGGAGAAGGGCCTCTTGAGCGCTTCCGAGAAAGGCGCCGTGCTCCAACGCATCACCATGGAGCCTCGATTGGAGCCGCTCTCGGCGGCCGACTTCGTCATCGAGGCGGTGAACGAGGATTTCGAGCTCAAGAAGCGGATCTTCACCGAGCTGGACCGCCTCTGCCGACCCGGAGTCATCCTCGCCTCCAACACCTCCTCGATTTCCATCACCCGGATCGCCGCGGTCACGAAGCGTCCCGGGAGCGTGATCGGGATGCATTTCATGAACCCGGTGCCGATCATGAAGCTTGTCGAGGTGATTCGCGGGCACGCCACCTCCGAGGAGTGCTGGAAGACCACCCGCGACCTGGCCGAAGGATGGAAGAAGGTGCCGGTGGAGGTTCACGACTATCCGGGCTTCGTCTCGAACCGCATCCTCATGCCGATGATCAACGAGGCGATCTTCGCGCTCCACGAAGGGGTCGGAACCCGGGAGGCGATCGACACGGTGATGAAGCTGGGGATGAACCATCCGATGGGCCCCCTGACGCTGGCCGATTTCATCGGGCTGGACACTTGTCTGGCCATCCTGAACGTCCTGCACGAAGGCTTCGGCGATCCCAAGTACCGCCCCTGTCCGCTGCTGAAGCGGATGGTCGACGCGGGATATCTGGGACGCAAGACGGGCCGGGGATTCTACGACTACCCGCGCCCCTGA
- a CDS encoding DEAD/DEAH box helicase: protein MLDFISRLKSSPEFGPDLVEVRSFPAQPGRYAELRDPLPPALGAALRRGGIERLYLHQAKAMDRVREGENVLVVTPTASGKSLIYIVPTFEQVVERPGARALYLFPYKALEQDQLKAILELGADLGNGRTIRAEIYDGDTPPARRKAIKADPPDILITNPDMLHLGLLAYHDDWRELFAHLRLVVVDELHVYKGIFGTHLHHILARLRRVAEHHGARPRFIASSATIANPAELGNALTGETFSVVDDNGAPRAAKHIAFLNPHSAYTCATKLVARSLKEGYRTIAFTKARKITELIHSWLVQQDPGLRRQISSYRAGYLPEERREIERGLLEGRIRGVISTSALELGVDIGGLDVCVLVGYPGSIVSSWQRIGRVGREDRESLTCLVGMPDALDQYFMREPEEFFRRGFERVVFDPANRVIAADHLVCAAAEIPLARPEDERRYAPEVIEVIGDLERNGDLVRDADAERWYSFRRNPQRGVNLRGIGNTYTIALEPYGSSSSGRVIGTVDAVRAFHECHEGAIYLHHGQQFLVRALDVENRRVRVLAVDSDFYTQVMADKQTEILETLASRTLGAARVHLGRLKVTERILGYEKRRLHGRDRLSTHDLDLPPILFETVGLWMELPEELRSMVVEREGHFMGGIHAVEHAAISLFPLLAICDRNDIGGISYPLHPQIGRSAIFIYDGYPGGVGLAAKGYEALEDLLEHTRALLEHCGCEKGCPSCIQSPKCGNGNQPLDKAAAALVLQVLTGKQALAQPAAPAPEWVPIPRPPSPPAAARSAPQGRILYFDLETMRSADEVGGWEHTHQMGMSVGVVYEEETSQYRIYREKDVERLLLDLVTADRVIGFNIDRFDLRVLGGYVGWDLKKIQTFDMLRYIHDRLGFRLRLDALAEATLGQRKTGDGLQALAWAREGRFDLIEEYCRKDVEVTRSLHRFGASSGYLLYQDREGRRVRLPVDWA from the coding sequence ATGCTGGATTTCATCAGCCGACTGAAGAGCTCCCCTGAATTCGGCCCCGACCTCGTCGAGGTGCGCTCGTTCCCCGCGCAGCCAGGGCGCTATGCCGAGCTGCGCGACCCTCTTCCTCCGGCGCTCGGCGCGGCCCTGCGACGGGGAGGCATCGAGCGGCTCTACCTGCACCAGGCCAAGGCGATGGATCGGGTCCGCGAGGGGGAGAACGTCCTGGTCGTCACCCCCACCGCCTCGGGGAAGAGCCTCATCTATATAGTCCCCACCTTCGAGCAGGTGGTCGAACGGCCCGGGGCCCGGGCCCTCTACCTGTTTCCCTACAAGGCGCTCGAGCAGGACCAGCTGAAGGCCATCCTGGAGCTGGGGGCCGACCTGGGAAACGGGCGAACCATTCGCGCCGAGATCTACGACGGCGACACGCCCCCCGCCCGCCGCAAGGCAATCAAAGCCGACCCGCCCGACATTCTGATTACCAATCCCGACATGCTCCACCTCGGGCTGCTGGCTTACCACGATGACTGGCGCGAGCTGTTCGCGCATCTCCGGCTCGTGGTTGTTGACGAGCTCCATGTCTACAAGGGAATCTTCGGCACCCACCTGCACCACATTCTGGCGCGCCTGCGGCGCGTCGCGGAGCACCACGGCGCACGGCCCCGGTTCATCGCCTCCTCCGCCACCATCGCCAATCCAGCGGAGCTGGGAAACGCGCTGACCGGCGAGACCTTCTCCGTCGTGGACGACAACGGCGCCCCGCGCGCCGCCAAGCACATCGCCTTCCTCAACCCGCACAGCGCCTACACCTGCGCCACCAAGCTGGTGGCCCGCTCCCTCAAGGAGGGCTACCGCACCATCGCCTTCACCAAGGCGCGCAAGATCACCGAGCTGATCCATTCCTGGCTGGTGCAGCAGGATCCTGGCCTCAGGCGGCAGATCTCCTCGTACCGCGCCGGATACCTGCCGGAGGAGCGCCGCGAGATCGAGCGCGGCTTGCTGGAAGGGAGGATTCGCGGCGTCATCTCGACCAGCGCCCTGGAGCTGGGGGTCGACATCGGGGGACTGGATGTCTGCGTCCTGGTGGGTTATCCGGGATCGATCGTCTCCTCCTGGCAGCGCATCGGCCGGGTGGGCCGCGAGGACCGCGAATCCCTGACCTGCCTGGTGGGGATGCCCGACGCGCTGGACCAGTACTTCATGCGGGAGCCGGAGGAGTTCTTCCGCCGGGGGTTCGAGCGCGTCGTCTTCGATCCGGCGAACCGGGTGATCGCGGCCGACCACCTGGTCTGCGCCGCGGCCGAGATCCCGCTGGCCCGGCCGGAGGACGAGCGGCGCTACGCGCCGGAAGTCATCGAGGTGATTGGCGACCTGGAGCGCAACGGCGATCTGGTGCGCGACGCCGACGCGGAGCGCTGGTATTCGTTCCGCCGCAACCCACAGCGCGGCGTGAACCTCCGCGGGATCGGGAACACCTATACCATCGCCTTGGAGCCCTACGGCTCCTCCTCCTCGGGGCGGGTGATCGGCACCGTGGATGCGGTGCGCGCCTTCCATGAGTGCCACGAGGGAGCGATCTACCTGCACCACGGACAGCAGTTCCTGGTCCGCGCCCTGGACGTGGAGAACCGGCGGGTGCGCGTCCTGGCGGTCGACTCCGACTTCTATACCCAGGTGATGGCCGACAAGCAGACCGAGATCCTGGAGACCCTCGCCTCGCGGACGCTCGGAGCGGCGCGAGTTCATCTGGGACGATTGAAGGTCACGGAGCGGATTCTCGGGTACGAGAAGCGCCGGCTGCACGGCCGCGACCGTCTCTCGACGCACGACCTCGACCTCCCGCCGATTCTGTTCGAGACGGTCGGTCTCTGGATGGAGCTGCCCGAGGAGCTGCGCAGCATGGTGGTGGAGCGGGAAGGCCACTTCATGGGAGGCATCCATGCCGTGGAGCACGCCGCCATCTCCCTCTTCCCGCTCCTGGCCATCTGCGATCGCAACGACATCGGCGGCATCTCCTACCCGCTGCACCCGCAGATCGGCCGCTCGGCCATCTTCATCTACGACGGTTATCCGGGAGGGGTGGGTCTCGCCGCCAAGGGATACGAGGCGCTCGAGGATCTGCTGGAGCACACGCGCGCGCTGCTGGAGCACTGCGGCTGCGAGAAGGGCTGCCCTTCCTGCATCCAGTCCCCGAAGTGCGGCAACGGTAACCAGCCGCTGGACAAGGCGGCCGCCGCGCTCGTCCTGCAGGTGCTGACGGGCAAGCAGGCGCTGGCGCAGCCGGCGGCTCCCGCGCCGGAGTGGGTGCCGATTCCGCGGCCCCCCAGCCCACCCGCCGCGGCGCGCAGCGCGCCGCAGGGAAGGATTCTCTACTTCGACCTCGAGACGATGCGCAGCGCCGACGAGGTCGGGGGCTGGGAGCACACCCACCAAATGGGGATGTCGGTGGGAGTGGTCTACGAGGAGGAGACTTCCCAGTACCGCATCTACCGCGAAAAGGACGTCGAGCGCCTCCTGCTCGACCTGGTGACCGCGGACAGGGTCATCGGGTTCAACATCGATCGGTTCGATCTGCGCGTGCTGGGTGGTTATGTCGGCTGGGACCTCAAGAAGATCCAGACCTTCGACATGCTGCGCTACATCCATGACCGGCTCGGGTTCCGGCTGCGACTGGACGCCCTGGCGGAGGCGACGCTGGGGCAGCGCAAGACGGGTGACGGGCTGCAGGCCCTGGCCTGGGCCAGGGAAGGACGGTTCGATCTGATCGAGGAATACTGTCGCAAGGACGTGGAGGTCACTCGTAGCCTGCACCGCTTCGGGGCCTCGAGCGGCTACCTGCTCTACCAGGATCGCGAGGGGCGCCGCGTTCGGCTCCCGGTCGACTGGGCCTGA
- the mtaB gene encoding tRNA (N(6)-L-threonylcarbamoyladenosine(37)-C(2))-methylthiotransferase MtaB, translating into MTRPALYHVATLGCKLNQFDSASMEATLVAMGFRPTADAGAARLVIVNTCTVTSSADSQSRQLIRSLRRANPCCTLLVTGCYAQRDPRALEAIPGVDAVVGLQEQKGLRGLVVKLVPDLPPAPACEEAADDPLPFFSDRTRAFLKIQEGCDLKCSYCVIPSVRGASRSVPPAQVLAQLGRLIESGFQEIVFTGVNTGDYGKDLEPSLTLAGLLRRAARLPGLGRLRLNSVEPRCVTGELVETLAEEPRLAPHLQVPLQSGSDAVLRRMRRPYSTNHYQKALEGIREKLPEAGLGADVIVGFPGETEEEFRRTKAFVESSELNYLHVFSFTPRPGTPAGEARDRIPGDVIRRRNAELREIGARLSRRFRASFLNRELEVLGLRDASQAEEVRALSGNFIEVSLQARPEDAVNRLVRARVTQVDDARVTAVPA; encoded by the coding sequence GTGACCCGTCCCGCCCTGTACCACGTGGCAACCCTGGGCTGCAAGCTCAACCAGTTCGACTCGGCCTCGATGGAGGCGACCCTGGTGGCAATGGGCTTCCGCCCGACGGCGGATGCCGGCGCGGCGCGCCTGGTGATCGTCAACACCTGCACCGTCACCTCCTCGGCCGACTCCCAGTCACGCCAGCTGATCCGCAGCCTGCGTCGCGCCAATCCTTGCTGCACCCTGCTGGTGACCGGCTGCTACGCGCAGCGCGACCCGCGCGCCCTGGAAGCCATTCCCGGCGTCGACGCCGTCGTCGGCCTGCAGGAGCAGAAGGGATTGCGGGGCCTGGTGGTGAAGCTGGTTCCCGATCTCCCTCCGGCGCCTGCCTGCGAGGAAGCTGCCGACGACCCTCTCCCTTTCTTCTCGGACCGGACACGGGCCTTCCTCAAGATCCAGGAAGGATGCGATCTGAAGTGCTCGTATTGCGTGATCCCTTCGGTGCGCGGCGCCAGCCGGAGTGTGCCGCCCGCGCAGGTGCTGGCACAGCTGGGCCGGCTGATCGAGTCGGGATTCCAGGAGATCGTGTTCACCGGAGTGAACACGGGAGATTACGGCAAGGATCTCGAGCCGTCCTTGACGCTGGCCGGATTGCTGCGCCGGGCGGCTCGCCTTCCGGGACTCGGCCGGCTGCGTCTGAATTCCGTGGAGCCCCGCTGCGTTACCGGCGAGCTGGTGGAGACGCTGGCCGAGGAGCCCCGCCTGGCGCCGCACCTCCAGGTTCCTCTGCAGAGCGGCAGCGACGCGGTGTTGCGCCGGATGCGCCGGCCCTATTCGACGAATCATTACCAGAAGGCGCTGGAAGGAATCCGGGAGAAGCTTCCGGAGGCGGGATTGGGGGCAGACGTGATCGTCGGCTTTCCGGGCGAGACGGAGGAAGAGTTCCGCCGGACGAAGGCCTTCGTAGAGTCTTCGGAGCTGAACTACCTCCACGTATTCAGCTTCACTCCCAGGCCGGGCACGCCGGCCGGCGAGGCGCGCGACCGCATCCCGGGTGATGTCATCCGCCGCCGCAATGCCGAGCTGCGCGAGATCGGAGCACGGCTTTCCCGACGCTTCCGCGCATCGTTCCTGAACCGCGAGCTGGAGGTCCTCGGCCTGAGGGACGCCTCGCAGGCGGAGGAAGTCCGGGCGCTGTCGGGAAACTTCATCGAGGTGAGCCTGCAGGCGCGCCCGGAAGATGCGGTGAACCGTCTCGTGCGGGCCCGCGTCACCCAGGTCGACGACGCGCGCGTCACCGCCGTTCCCGCCTGA